Within Acanthochromis polyacanthus isolate Apoly-LR-REF ecotype Palm Island chromosome 3, KAUST_Apoly_ChrSc, whole genome shotgun sequence, the genomic segment AATTTTTACAAGCTTTGTCGATACTAGATTAGCCTTATTTGCCCGTCTCTTCAGGCTGATTTTCACCAATTGAGTCTGAATTTACACCAATCATGGGCTCAGTGTTATAACTTTCCATTTTTAATGTAGGCTcataaatattattaaatacTCTCATACAGGTAATTCATTACCACCTCATCTAGCCCACCCAGTTCATGtcatatattgttttttttgttcttttgaaacAATGCTTAGAGataaaagcttggggtcacttggaaatgcccatatttttgaaagtaaaacattttttttccaatgaagataacattaaattaatcacaaatacagtctagatgTTGTTAAGGTGGTAAATGTCTACAGGCGGTCCTCGACTCATGTCGGAGTTTCGTCCCTACGGTCGATTTTtgccgtaagtcggaactccatcagaagagtctgacttgtgcttgggagccataatgaagggcaaaaagttagtaaagtagcacaatccaaggtggtgtacaactggcaaatgtaaacaaagctgtcttatagCACCGTATGACGACGcattcatccgctccactctCCAACTAGTTCCACACAACGAAACGCCACACATCGTAAACTGAGGACTTACTGTAttctatggatggatggatgtttagtgTGTTAGTGACTTGTGCTAACACTCTTACAGCCATtcataaaaaagcattttgaaaaAGAATTTTCATCAGGATGTTGCTGGTGTAAAGATTAAAATGTAGAGGCAGCAACTGAAGCATTCGATGGAAAACAGCTCATCGGAATCAACAGATTTACTAGGATTTGTCTTCTGGGGATCACAAATCTTTGTAGTGAATGAAACCAAATATTCTGCTGTGAAGCAAAGCGTTGGAACAATGATCCACAGACTCACAGACATGGGTCACAGTCCATATACCGGTACATGAGCACACATAACACTCTTAGGTGCTGGTGGAGCTGATCAGTCTCAGTCCTCAAGGAAGTCGTACCGGCCAGTCAAAGCTCATTGGAGCAAACAAACCAGTATGACATAAAGAGGGGTCTGATGAGAAACATGTAGTCAGAAGAAGACAAGTAAACACAGCAGGTAATGTGGGACCTTTGAGTCCTCACAAAGAACAGAGAACTCCGTCTGAAAGAAGAGTTAACGAAGTGTAGTTCAAGTTTCATGGAACCAAATGAAACCAAATGAAGTTTTCTCTTGTTGCTTCATGCCACGGACACACTACAGAATGCCATGTGTGAAAAGGATATTGTGCATATTGGATTGTCTGTGGTTTTATAATTGTTAGAACGGTCCAGACACCCTGCTAGTGGAGCTCAACGACAACCGACAGGAACCGAAAAACTAATATCAAAGTATAAAGAAGCAACATTTGCAAGCCATGCAGTCGGTGGTACTGTTTGCTTTAGTTGTTTTGGATTCAAATCTTAGGAGGAAATACTGAGGCCTTAAAACACATGCAGTGTATTTAAGTGAtagaaaatgcaacaaattcaataaaatgtacagtgggtacggaaagtattcagacctcgttacattttttactgtttgttatATTACAGCCATTTGCTGAAACCATTtaagttcatttttttcctcattaatgTACCCACAACACACCGTATTGACAGAAAAACGTAATTTTACATGTTTgcagatttattaaaaaagaaaaactgaaatggtGACAAGTATTCAGACCTTTGCTCAGTGTTGAGTAGAAGAATCCTTTGAAGCTCAGACAGCCATGAGTCTTTCTGGGAATGATGCAACgggtttttcacacctggatttggggatcctctccagttctgtcaggttggatggtgaatgttggtggacagacattttcaggtctctccagagatgttcATTTGGGTTTAAGTcggggctctggctgggccagtcaagaacagTCAGAGTTGTTCCAAAGTCACTCCTTCATTATTTTAGCAGAGTGCCTTAGTTCATAaaccttcagcccagtctgaggtcctgagcactctggaagaggttttcctccaggatatctctgtacttggccgcattcatccttccttcaattgcaaccagtcgtcctgtccctgcagctgaaaaacacccccacaacatgatgctcccaccaccatgtttcactgtgggaTTGTATTAAGGCCAAAAACTTCTATCTTGGCCTCGTCAGAAGACGAGAATCTTATTTTTCATAGACCGGGAGTCtttcttaagtttttttttttttgacaaactctatgcgggctttccaTAAAGGCCCAACTgctggagggctgcagtgatggGTGACTTTCTAGAACTTTCTCCCATCTCCACACTACATTTCTGGAGACCAGCCACAGTGATCTCTGGGTTCTTCTTTagctctctcaccaaggctcttctgcCCCGATTGCTCTAGGAAGGGTTCTGGTCATCCCAAACGTCTTCCATTTCAGTATTATGGAGGCCacagttctgtctctgagctctttggacagttccttcgacctcataaTGCTCATTTGCtgacagttttgtgtgtctttcctaATAAAGTCCAGTcaatataattaaacaaaagtgGATTCCAGTGAAGGTGTAGAACCATCTCAGGGATGATCAGTAGAAATGGACAGCACCTGAGATAAATATGAGCAAAGGGTGTGAGTACTTCTggccatgtgatatttcagtttttcttttttaataaatctacaaaaatgtctacaattctgtgtttttatgtcaataTGAGAAGCTGTGTGTACATtaaggaggaaaaaataaacttaaataaTTAAAGCAAATGGCTACAATATGACTTTGAATACTTTCCGCAGTTTTTAATTTTGGAGTCGAGGTTACATCACAGCATGAGAATGAACATTTATCATCCTCAGCGGGCTTCAATGGGGTGTTCTCTCAGAGTCCTTGAGCTGTAAAACACTTCATAAAGCGGCGGCCACGTGGGGTCTCTGATGCCGCATGCCACATTGCCAACTGAATTATGATTAATGCTGTTTATCGCCATCTCTTCAGTTAGATGAAGTGTGGCATCGCCTGTATTTGTGTGACCTGCAGGTGGAGCGTCACCGATGGAGAGATTAGGAGGCTCATCCCACATTTAAACAGCAGCGacacaccatttatcaaacagcagaggaggagCCCGCTGGTCCGAATCTCTCCTTCTCAGGCTAACCAGACACTAATATATCCTCTGGGCGATTGTTTGGGGGATTTGCAGAATGCGAGCCGGGTCTAAGTCACCTCATTTGTCTTTGTATTTCACCCACACGCCTGATGTTGACCTTGGCTCTGACCAGGCCTGCTGCCGTGTGCCCCGAAGAAGAGGGCGTGACCTCACTTGCCAAGACCTTCCTGTCCGACTAAATGGATCCCCTCACGTTTCAGAGCAAGGACGCTGCAGAAGAACAACAGAGGGAGGAAAGCGATGGCAGGACGGTAAAGTGAGACGAGAGACATGAAAAGACAACATTTTAGCTTGTAGGCCGCGGGGAATGACAACAAACAGGGGGCCTCGAGTGAAACAGGATCCGCTGCAGAGGGAGGGTGGAGGTGGGGGTTTTTCTACGTCTGTGGAGTCCCGACCGTCAGCTTTTGATCAGGCAGCATGGGCATACCGATACCCAGAGCAGAAAGGTTTATCACGGAAAGTGGGATAActgttttgtaattatatttttaaaataagtttttgtCCTTCCTGTTACGAATTTTCTGCAACACTAAAATTAACACTGATCAAGGTCATGAGATTTACAATGCCAAAGtaaaaaagaacaatatttttttactaCTGATGCTTTTAATATGTACTAGACTAGTGATAATTTAAAAACCTATTTCAAAAATCACAACTTACCTGTTTCAGTCTAAGGCATTTTGTTCATAATTGAGATCCTGTTTTTGCTATACTTTGCAAGCAGCAGTggtagtaaataaatgttttaataattgtatatatgtgtgtgtgtgtgtgtgtgtgtgtgtgtgtgtgtgtgtgtgtgtgtgtgtgtgtgtgtgtgtgtgtgtgtgtgtgtgtgtgtgccattcCAGAACCGgatgacattttacatcccacttatcaaatttcaaataatccacgtacaaaatactaaaacagtTCAAATTAAATCTAAATCTCCTTTATtgggattatttttttcattgatgtatCTTGTTatttttaggggaaaaaataatcaacgtaatattttaaataataattattattcatggaacgtgtgtcccacaacaatcCTGTTAGTATAACCTTTTtatctggtagaagaagaagaaaacagtgaatcacatgaaatgctggaattaacatcatcaaacaattttccaaaagaatgtgtagagcaaagctatgtcctctcttgtatttttcacattttcatagTATTGTCAGCCttcattgaatgtctcactctacctcatattatcaggatcagactcattcttttgactgttttccatcagtcagtttgtcctcttggtcagcagtaacagctagctaaatatctagcttctactgctgagaaaaagctaacattagcatggattagcaaccctgttactatgattagagtagggttagcaaacaacaaataaaacatggaataaaaatggtaccattgatgtgtaaactgagccaatcaagcctttgatagtttattacataTTACGGATGAATATGaagtagaaaacagaaaaagagaaatgtttccaaaaaacAGCCTAGGTTCCTCCTTGTCTACACCTGGTTTTAAAAACTTATCTGGCAGTCGGATAAATGGACAGCACCAAATATGAGATGAATTGTGACATGATCCCTCAAAACCACCTGCTTAGGTGTTCTGAGACACATCAAACCACAACGCTACAAGTCCTGATGCATCCCGACAAGCATgaaacaggaaaatgcaccTTCATAGAGGTGGTAGCTGTGCTGTTGGGCAAGTCACACATGACTGAACACTTGTAGTAGCTCATACATGTAATCAGTAGAGGCTCATGGAAGAGGGATAACTCTGTAAAAGTGGCTACGCTGCAATCTGCAATGTTAAAAAACTGTATTCCAGAATTGAAAGAAGCTTTCAGATCATATTGGAACCAGCAACCGGAAAGTAAAATAAGAAATGACAAAGATTTTACCTCCATCAGAAACATTCAGACCTGAATTTTACATTACAATTACAACTCAACAATTTCATTACTGTTcacttttctagttttatttatagacatatatattttttatccttacatattactgttattttctgtcttgctaAAATGTTCTTGTGTGGAAGAATTTTACAGTAAAGCTGTTTTGCATTGAAGTTATCTGTAGCCTACATAGTTTTTATTGTGCCACAAAGTTGTTTTTAAGGTGAGGGAAAGTTCAAAATCGTGATCTCACTGTCAAAGCACCTTATGGAATGtttacaatgaaaacacaagccCAATGAAATTATTATCAATATTTCAGAGTAATTCCCACAAACAGAGTATATGTACATTGGTGGGATGTGTGAGTTTGAATTATGCTGATCCATATTGTATCTTATAACTGCGACCAATGATTTTTTCCTTGATAAAAACCAGTTACCCTGGTTgacttctaaaaaataaatgaatacaatcatgtgattcactgttttctcagctaaaaggttatgctaacagagttccatgcataataattaatgaaaataatatgCTGATTTCTCAAAATTACAAGCAACATcaaagtttaaccctcgtgttgtcctgaccaaaaaatgttgttgccttgtctgaaaaaagtctaaaaattcagaaaaaatttccccaaatctatctatctatctatatatatatatatatatatatatatatatataaaaagcaaaatcttcaggaagaaaattcctgaaaagtttccctcaaaagttttatttttttaaataaaaaatccccaaatttgacagtgaaattcattagattttggttgatttttttcctgaatgttcttaaacatttgttttaatttgttttttccaccaaaaaaatattcaaaaatttcctaaaacaattttgaaaatgtggaagttttaactgtgaaaatatatttttttccacatttctaaaactttaaaacgggtcaattagacccgcaggatgacaggagggaTAAAATAAGAGATCTAAATTTAACTGTTTCACTTGAGATTCAATGGGACAAGAGGAAATGGCATTTTAGGAGggactccagacttatttggtatttgaaaaaatatttttcaaccattattttcttcaattttttttctagatttggtCTCaaaacaagtacatttacaaaccaactgcatgttttagtattttgtacatggattattttaaatttgacggtaaaatgtcctccagttctggaatgaacCACCCAGTTTGGTGCTCCTTGAACACCTGTAGCTCTCACCAACAAACAAGTCGACAAACGTCTAAAAGAAGTGAGTATATATCAGTTTTCAACACTTACCGTGAGTCCAATAACGCCGAAAAGAAGTCCACCTTGCTTCAGTAATTGTTTGAATGCAGCCATCTTCTTacttttcttcctctgtgtttcATTTATAGACCacgaagcagcagcagtgtatTAGAGGCACATTAGCGCCACCTGCTGCTGTGGAGGGTGAAGCAGAGATAAACCAGAATCATGAATACTGAGATGAGGACTCCTGCCGTTGCTCAACTCTCCAGTAGAGAAGCATCGCGAATGTACAAATAACACAGACAATACAATAatctctaaaaaataaaataaaataaaataaatcaataaacaaaatttaaaaaagtattcGCCCTTGATctcagttttattgttgtttttttattatgtttgtgtttatttatgatGATTGATTTTGCTTAATTTGTGAAGCATCTTTTTTATGACAAGTGCTATATAAATTATAAATGcaatttattattaaatgtttttcattagCCTGTTCATCTAATTAAACTACTCCTCTACCACCTGGCAGATTCACTTCAGTTTTAATCTGGGCTTCTGAAATCCACTCTACCTTCATTCTTCCTTCATATATGTCCTTCTTGAAGATTCTTCGTAtgaatatacactactgtttaaaagctAGGGGTcattcagaaatgtctttatttttaagagaaaatctttttttttccaattaagataacattaactgaatcataaatccagcctagacattgttaatgtggtaaatgactattctagctgtaaacagctgatttttaatagaatatctatatagaggtgcagaggaacattttcagtgCAGTGCATCAGCGGTTAGCAGGTTCACCATGCAggtagaagatccctggtttaaGTCTTGCaatcctgggatctttctagattgcatgttcttcctcccacagtccaaaaacatgctgaggttaattagttaTTCTAAATttcccataggtgtgaatgtgagtgtgattgtttgtctgtatatgtagccctgttacagactggtgacctgtcctggtGTCCTctgctttcaccctaagtcagctggaacaGGCTCCAGCCCCATTTCATccgaatgaggattaagcggcagatagataatggatggatgttttcctGAAAACAGCTCTCACAGTTTGGTTTAGTTTACACACTTCAATAATATACTCACATTTTAATCTTAGCATCTTAAGCTCTGAAAGGGTTTTCACTTTTCAATATTACCTTCATGGATATCTACCAGTCACCCAGTAATTTTTTAATAGTATATTAATGGATATGCAGTTTTTAATcttatctttttgttttgtctctcaaaCCAGAAAGTCTAAAttcaaaatgtcatcattttatcTGTTGTCGCCTGCTTTTAACATCTTTGGAGCGActcttaaaataaaataacagaaattctGTTGTTCATTGGTGGGAAACCAGAGAGGGATGAATATCTGCTGCTGGGACATGTTGCACCCTCAATATCTGTAGAGCCGTCTGACATTTTATCAATCTGAGGAGGATTTCAGAGACTCTTCAATTTGAAATGAATGATGAGggctcagaaaaaaaatggaatcactGGGCAATTATTCAACAAGCTGCTGGAGGAACAAACATTACGCCAATTATTCCATTTCACCCACTGCAGTGGAGtctgttaaaataactgtctagcacaagggtgtcaaacatgcggcccacgggccaaaactggcccttcagagggtccaatctggcccgcaggacgactttgtaaagtgtaaaaattacaatctgacattaactgtagattgtacatttgtaaaactataaatttaaaaaaatgtctagaccacgacaagttgttttgatcataaagtaaaagactacatcattcagttccagagtgactaaatgttgtgctcCTTCATAGATCCTCTGTggtctgtaagttgtaatgtgtaaatgataaaatgaggctTAATGTTGTAGAAATTGAATTTACTTTTCttgaaaagtgatgttttgtaaaaaggtaattccttaaatgttaacattttcagaatgcacatttttgcagaaacaaatgaaaaaaatgggagttgtggttatttataggttatgctgtgattttaccgGTCCCTGGAGATAAAAATgtgctgaatgtggcccctgaactagaatgagtttcaCACCGCTGATCTAGAGACTGAGGTCTCGACTGAAACCACTCGTGTCTCGGAAGAATCTTCAGTCTTATCAAGCAGTCAGTGCATGTTTTCGTTGCGTCATATTGAAAGAAAGACAAGTAGACGAATTCATAGTCTCTCAGCGCTTGGAGAGCCAGCACCAAGAGAAGACCCTGCTTCTGCGAGGAGCTGCCTTAGCAAGTTTATTTACAATTCACAAAATACAGGTGTCGCCTTCAAACAGCGTTCAAGCATTTCACATTAGTGTCTGACAAACCACTGCTTCCTCTCCTGCTCTCACTCTCTATTGCTCTTCATCTTTGGTTTCCCAATTTTGAAACTTCACGCTTCACACGAGGAACACTCCtacaatcatttttaaatactCTTTATCCATTTATtcctcctacacacacacacacacacacacatatatgggCTGTTTGATTTGAAAATAATCCAGGTTTTCCTTTTTGCTACTTTCCACATGAGGAATTTGTGCGTTGaaaaaaacttgcatttttttACAGCATAGTCTTAAGAAAACTTGTACAATGTCATATTTATGTCACTGAACATAGGAGCCTCAAAACTCAGCTGGTTAGAGATTATATTTGCACAGATTTATACATATATGCAATCTCTCCGTTTTATGGCTTCAAACACGTTGCATCTCACTGAGGATCTAACTGTGTGCTGCTAACTGAAGGCATGTTTAGAAGCAGTCTCTCTTCAACCTTAATTCTCTCCTAAATATAAAAGTTTTTAAGTGCGAGAATGCTgtgcgatttaaaaaaaaaaaagaaaatcagaaaaataatttttattcaCAACTTTCAATATGCACGGACTACACTCCTCAGTTTATGAACAGCTCTAGTATGAAGTACTGTAGAACCTTTTCCAGTTCAATGGATTTTATTAATCTGTTCAATATTCTGTTGCACTGAGCTTCTAACAACTTCCATTTGATGgatacatttctgaaaataaatTTGAAATCTGCCAGAACCATCTATGAGCTCATCAGTAACGAATCCTCTAATGGCTCCAATGGAAAAGTCAAAAACATGtacacgactgttcaaaagtttggggtcatccagacaatttcacactttgattcatgtgctaacataagagcacaagggttttctaatgaGCTTTTtaagctaacacaatgtagcattagaacacaggagtgatggttgctggaaatgttcctctttaaggagatattccactaaaaatctgctgtgtccagctagaatagtcatttaccacattaacaatgtctagactggatttatcattcatttaatgttaacgtcgttctttcaaaaataaggacatttctaagtgaccccaaacttttgaacactagTGCTTGTGGAAGATGCTCTTGCAACACAAAACCTCTCTTCCTACGGTCATTTCAAGAACTCTCCCTCACTTTTATTTGACCCTAATCTTCAGTAATTAATGTTAAGCAGTGAAAAGCACAGAGAAGCCATGCTGAGATCAAATCCAGTCAGCTCTGCtctccctctcacacacacacactcatacccGTTCAACTCAAGTGCTGAATACTTGAGTATTTCCTAACTAAATCTGTCTCTTGAAATTGAGAAAATACCCGACAGGCTGGGATCCAACGTCAGGGAGTTCCTTAGTCCACTTAAAATAAACACTCTTTTACTCTTTGCTGAGTGGCAAGTACATTGTGAAAAATAtccaattaaaatgtgttcctcTGTAATATTTCAGCATCTGCAAATAGCACAACAGAATTAGCATAGTGGTTGTCCAGTGCGCCCCCTTGTGGTCAGAAAGGGGAGGTTAacgtgcagttttgttttggtttaaatacattaatttgTAACCATGAGGTTTAAGGGTCTCCCAGTCTTttcattgtgacatttttttctttttaaattaatttagacAATATGCACAAAACTACTACAATAAATTCATTGGAAGTGAACGTAAAGGTCCTAAAACTAAAGCTCTGACACACTTTtacctttgatttttttaatccaaTGTGCGGGATTTAAATCAGACATTCAGTTATTCTTACCAACTGCACCAGGTAGAGAGGAAGTGAGCACTTCTTATTCATAGGGACAAATTCAAACTTCGCTATGCCTCCACAGTGTTTCTCCTAGAAAACCAGTGAGAGGAGTTTGTCAAGTTGGACACGATAATGAACAGTCAGAACCAGAACTTCCTGCCACTTCGaggccttcttcttctgcacgTGTACTGATGCACTAATGAAAGCCCTGCCTCACCTCTATCTGTCCTCACCTGCACTGAACTAGATCAGATACCATTATAATTCAGTAAACAAGATATAAGCTTACTTGTTGCTCAGATAATCTAAGAGCTTTTAATTCCTTCGGATGTTTAGAAATCAATACCGACTCCACTGATCAGCATGGAGAGATAAACCTTTGATTTGCCAGGTGTTTATTTGTCTCCGTCTCGATCTCCACGCAGCCGTCTCTCGTGCTGCCGCTTGGTGATGATGTATTTGAAGAACTCGTAGACGGACCAGCTGATGGCGGTGGAGGGCATCTGGTAGATGACGCGGGCTTGGACGCCTTTAAAAAAGGCCGGCATGCCTCCCATCCTGTACACCGTCCGAAAAGCCTCGCCCAGGCCAGAAATGTGTCGGCTGCCAGAGGCCGAGGCGGCGGCTCCGACCGCTCCGCCTGCCGTCGCCGCCTCTGCTTGGATCACGTGAATAGCCTGAGCCTCCTGCGTGTTGAGGAGGGTCTTGCAGACGTCGAGCGGAGTCGTGGCGGCGGCGGCCACAGCTCCAGCCAGGGCGCCGGACACAACGTGAGAGGAAGGGTTGTACTGTCTGTGAGGGTTGAGGAGCTCCTGGAGGTACTCGTAGGTCATGAAGTGGAGCGCTTGGAAGGGCACGTTCATGGTCAGCTGGGTGGTGTAGCTGCGGTAGAAGGCGGCGGGGCCTTCACGTCTCAGCAAAGAGCCCACACAGTCCAACACGCCGCGGTACGGCGAGTTGAACATCTGCATACGCTGTTTCACAactaaaaggacaaaagaaaggCCACATCAGGAAGACCTCATCAAACCTAGGTATGTAATAACgctctgacacacacaaataataaaaagacaCCTAAAATACTCCCAGAAAAAGCTGCATATATCATTTTCAGGCAGCTTCAGAAAGGTACTTATCTTTGCAGGGCTGTTCTGCTGGTTTGCATAAACATTCTGGGGTGATCCTGTTATTTTGTCCGTGTCACTTGCATCGGAAACTCAAAATACATAAACTTGTGGTAAGGCTCATCTGTTTTCTCATTTAGCGTGTACATTacgaaatgttcttatttttgagagaaaagtagtttttttccaatgaagataacattaactgAATCATacatccagtctagacattataatgtggtaaataattattctagctggaaacagctggtttttaatggaatatctccataggggtacagaggaacatttccagcaaccatcactcctgtgttctaatgctacattgtgttagctaacggtgttgaaaggctcattgatgattagaaaaccttgtgcagttatgttagcacaagaataaaagcatgagttacttttgaacagtcgtgtTTATACGGTCACGTTCTCCATCAGTAATTATGAACTATCAATAACACTCCATTAACAGTATTAGAAAGTTTGATAGTTTCACTAATTAGATGCAAACAACTGTGAAAGTCTCATAATAGCCAATTACACCCCTTGATAATGAAGCCCCTTTGCCCTCTGTGACACATCACGCAGCTCtacatctatccattatctatacaaaCAAATACAGTCAATAATCATGATCCATTTACTGTAATtctagcttctttttttttttttttttaaagtaacaaGACCTTCAGCTAAACGTGTTTCTCAATTGCCATGTCAGTAACGGAGCAGTTCAGttgttggtggaacatttgAGCTTCTCCTTCAGACACATGAGTCTGTAGCTCCACCTAGTGTCCAGATCGCAAAATGCATCACTCTCACTTTCTATAGTCTCTGCAGCATGTTGAGAGCTTCCATGAAAAGACCAACACTAACACTTTGACATACAGGATGCACAACTCGAGAGTGTGTGCACATCCCACCAGGACGAGGTCTTACCTTCAGCTGGGTTCATGATGGCGTCGTGCAGCACTGTGGCCATGCAGCCTGCCACTCCTGCAGACCACAGAATAGAAGAAGATAAAGCCGCTTCCTCCCGCTCACATTTTCACTGAACTgacaaatttttcagtgtgCGCCTTAAAGTGACGCAAAACATTTGCATAATTAGCTCCATTAAAGCATATATTAAACTTCCTTATACTACATTCTCTGTTCCCagagtgtcaaacatgcggcccgcgggacAAAATCGGCCCTCCAGAAAGTGCAATCCGGCCTgcaggatgactttgtaaagtggaaaaaatactgcaaattgtacatttgtaaaactataaattttaaataatttctagactgacaagttgttttgatcatgaagtaaaatactagattgctcgtTGTtcttttgtgactcatttttgttatattttgttttagtctgattttgtcgtttgtctcatgtttttgttgctttgctttttttgtctcacttgcgttgtctatttttttgtcgctttgttt encodes:
- the LOC110960434 gene encoding mitoferrin-2-like — encoded protein: MEADGFVSRRTSVDTPGVDSRVTGAAAGAELRMLGGRLLEATGGFVGSFSPRMSGEHDFVPMLHRATPETSTSVEPEIDYEGLPQGSATSTHMLAGSVAGIMEHCLMYPIDCVKTRMQSLQPEPGARYRNVMDALRQIVRTEGVWRPIRGVNVLAVGAGPAHALYFACYEKIKFSLSDAIHPGTNSHFANGVAGCMATVLHDAIMNPAEVVKQRMQMFNSPYRGVLDCVGSLLRREGPAAFYRSYTTQLTMNVPFQALHFMTYEYLQELLNPHRQYNPSSHVVSGALAGAVAAAATTPLDVCKTLLNTQEAQAIHVIQAEAATAGGAVGAAASASGSRHISGLGEAFRTVYRMGGMPAFFKGVQARVIYQMPSTAISWSVYEFFKYIITKRQHERRLRGDRDGDK